A portion of the Microlunatus phosphovorus NM-1 genome contains these proteins:
- a CDS encoding cyclophilin-like fold protein: protein MQIELTINDTLVTGDLYDHPVARELFELLPLELVFNDFNQVEKVAPLGSSLTLRGVPRADAPGPGEIGYYAPSQGLVLYYDSPGRWPGLVVMGQFDYDLNALRALPDGTRIRIAAAP, encoded by the coding sequence ATGCAGATCGAGCTGACGATCAATGACACGCTGGTCACCGGTGACCTGTACGACCACCCGGTGGCGCGTGAGCTGTTCGAGTTGCTCCCCCTCGAACTGGTCTTCAACGACTTCAACCAGGTCGAGAAGGTGGCCCCTCTTGGAAGCTCTCTGACTTTGCGTGGCGTGCCGAGGGCGGACGCGCCTGGGCCTGGCGAGATCGGCTACTACGCCCCGAGCCAGGGACTGGTCCTCTACTACGACAGTCCGGGGAGATGGCCGGGGCTGGTCGTGATGGGGCAGTTCGACTACGACCTGAACGCGCTGCGCGCGCTGCCGGACGGGACCCGGATCCGAATTGCGGCCGCACCCTAA
- a CDS encoding addiction module antidote protein: protein MDLSEKYKKFDAADYLKDLDDVAAFLEGALEDSLEDPTAVPHALGIIARSQNMSELARRVGMSRDGLYKALSTDGNPTWSTILKVTNALGLRFELHSVA from the coding sequence ATGGACCTGAGCGAGAAGTACAAGAAATTCGATGCCGCCGACTACCTCAAGGACCTCGACGACGTCGCCGCGTTTCTGGAAGGCGCCCTCGAAGACTCCCTCGAAGATCCGACCGCAGTTCCGCACGCACTGGGCATCATCGCCCGCTCGCAGAACATGAGTGAACTCGCCCGTCGCGTCGGCATGAGCCGCGACGGCCTCTACAAGGCACTCTCCACGGACGGCAATCCCACCTGGTCGACCATCCTCAAGGTCACCAACGCCCTCGGACTCCGCTTCGAGTTGCACTCGGTCGCCTGA
- a CDS encoding type II toxin-antitoxin system RelE/ParE family toxin, protein MLDVVRTDEFDSWLQRLKDQRGKSRILRRLDRLAQGNPGDVRPIGKGLSELRLNVGPGYRIYYLQDGEVLILLLCGGDKSTQQKDIKKAHQLAAEWSADKQKAEEKEGTPWT, encoded by the coding sequence ATGCTCGACGTCGTCCGCACTGACGAATTCGACTCGTGGCTGCAGAGACTGAAAGACCAACGGGGCAAGTCCCGCATCCTCCGCCGGCTCGACAGGCTAGCCCAGGGCAATCCGGGGGACGTCAGGCCGATCGGCAAAGGGTTATCGGAGCTCCGCCTCAATGTGGGTCCGGGATACCGGATCTACTACCTGCAAGACGGAGAAGTCTTGATCCTCCTCCTATGCGGCGGCGATAAGTCGACGCAGCAGAAGGACATCAAGAAGGCTCACCAACTGGCCGCGGAATGGTCGGCCGATAAGCAGAAGGCTGAAGAGAAGGAGGGCACACCATGGACCTGA
- a CDS encoding TetR/AcrR family transcriptional regulator yields MTLPTGNARAPLSRDRIIDGAVALADQIGLEPLTIRRLASHLGVKPMSVYHYVDGKDDIIDGMVGRVFDEVERPDPMVPWQDGSRRRARSLRAALRRHPWAIPLMESRRKPGTDILDHHEAVVATWLTTGFPLPIVAHALAVVDAFVYGFALQEAALPFGESSGDLTEASAQIIAPLSAEDYPALVRFTAEHVMRPGYDFGDSFEVGLDFVLDGVERMGAAAIERPEVQIRA; encoded by the coding sequence ATGACACTGCCTACGGGCAACGCACGCGCGCCACTGAGCCGCGATCGGATCATCGACGGGGCCGTGGCTCTCGCGGACCAGATCGGGCTCGAGCCGCTGACGATCCGCCGTCTTGCCAGCCACCTCGGAGTCAAACCGATGAGCGTCTACCACTACGTGGACGGCAAGGACGACATCATCGACGGCATGGTTGGCCGGGTGTTCGACGAGGTGGAGCGACCGGACCCCATGGTGCCGTGGCAGGACGGGAGCCGCAGGCGTGCCCGCTCGCTACGGGCGGCGTTACGGCGTCATCCCTGGGCGATCCCGCTCATGGAGTCGCGCCGGAAGCCGGGCACCGATATCCTCGATCATCACGAGGCCGTGGTCGCCACGTGGCTGACGACCGGCTTCCCGCTCCCGATCGTTGCACATGCGCTCGCGGTGGTCGACGCTTTCGTCTACGGCTTCGCCCTGCAGGAGGCGGCACTGCCCTTCGGTGAGTCGAGCGGCGACCTGACCGAGGCAAGCGCGCAGATCATCGCCCCGCTGTCTGCCGAGGACTACCCGGCGCTCGTGCGCTTCACCGCCGAACACGTCATGCGACCTGGGTACGACTTCGGCGACTCGTTCGAGGTCGGTCTCGACTTCGTCCTCGACGGCGTCGAGCGCATGGGTGCCGCGGCGATCGAACGACCTGAGGTCCAGATCCGCGCTTAG
- a CDS encoding helix-turn-helix transcriptional regulator, with the protein MDNRAEVREFLTSRRARITPEDVGLPPGASRRVNGLRRSEVATLAGVSVEYYTKLERGGISGASPEVLDSLAKALRLDDAERAHLFDLAHAASPVARPPRRRSPKCWSPHPSLQWTLDAVTAGPAFVRNGRMDLLAVNLLARAFYSDVYDMPGQPPNLARFAFLDERAYQFHPDWNSFAEITVSILRTEAGRDPHNKELHDLIGELGTRSEDFRRLWAAHNVRHHGTGFKTFRHPVVGELTLAFEGLEMAAEPGLTLTIYAAEPGSPSAERMHLLASWAASEYGDTMLDYRGRADAGC; encoded by the coding sequence GTGGACAACCGGGCGGAGGTACGCGAGTTCCTCACCTCGCGGCGTGCCCGGATCACCCCCGAGGACGTCGGTCTACCACCGGGCGCGAGCCGCCGAGTGAACGGCTTGCGCCGCAGTGAGGTGGCCACGCTTGCCGGCGTCAGCGTGGAGTACTACACCAAGCTCGAACGCGGCGGGATCAGCGGCGCCTCGCCGGAAGTGCTCGACAGCCTGGCCAAGGCGCTACGTCTCGATGATGCGGAGCGGGCGCATCTGTTCGACCTTGCCCACGCGGCCAGCCCGGTCGCTCGCCCGCCCCGGCGCCGTAGCCCGAAGTGCTGGAGCCCGCACCCGAGCCTGCAGTGGACGCTGGATGCCGTCACGGCCGGCCCCGCGTTCGTCCGCAACGGGCGCATGGACCTGCTGGCAGTCAACCTGCTGGCCCGGGCGTTCTACTCCGACGTCTACGACATGCCCGGGCAACCGCCGAACCTGGCGCGCTTCGCGTTTCTCGACGAGCGCGCGTATCAGTTCCATCCGGACTGGAACTCCTTCGCCGAGATCACCGTCTCGATCCTTCGTACCGAAGCCGGCCGGGATCCGCACAACAAGGAGCTACACGATCTCATCGGCGAACTGGGCACCCGCAGCGAGGACTTCCGCCGCCTGTGGGCGGCGCACAACGTCCGGCACCACGGCACCGGCTTCAAGACCTTCCGGCATCCTGTGGTGGGCGAGCTGACCCTCGCCTTCGAAGGGTTGGAGATGGCCGCTGAACCAGGGCTGACTCTCACCATCTACGCCGCCGAACCCGGTTCGCCATCGGCGGAGCGGATGCATCTGCTCGCCTCCTGGGCCGCCAGCGAGTACGGCGACACGATGCTGGACTATCGAGGCCGAGCGGACGCCGGCTGCTGA
- a CDS encoding DUF4386 domain-containing protein produces the protein MLTPSDTTRRTAVRVAGAGYVALFVLAIFANFVVKQGIVDPADAEATVAAIRAQEWLFRVGIAAFVLVFLIDVPVAWGLYVLFVPAGRARSLLAAWFRIVYTVFLGVGAVFMFLGLQIATGDFALGEQQAMLMLAAFDVAWYVGLIAFGVHLMLLGDIIIRSRIAPRFIGIVLAVAGCAYAADTLVHILVADYAAVADLMLAIVAIPSIVAELTFTIWLLLAGRRSSAVTRDDLIERTDVASPGRPLARETSGL, from the coding sequence ATGCTCACTCCCTCCGACACCACTCGTCGTACCGCAGTCCGCGTCGCCGGCGCCGGTTACGTCGCCTTGTTCGTGCTCGCGATCTTCGCCAACTTCGTCGTGAAGCAGGGGATCGTCGATCCCGCCGACGCCGAGGCGACCGTCGCCGCCATCCGCGCGCAGGAGTGGCTGTTCCGCGTCGGAATCGCCGCGTTCGTGCTGGTGTTCCTGATCGACGTCCCCGTCGCCTGGGGTCTCTATGTGCTGTTCGTGCCGGCTGGCCGCGCGAGGTCGCTGCTGGCGGCGTGGTTCCGCATCGTCTATACGGTGTTCCTCGGTGTCGGTGCGGTCTTCATGTTCCTCGGGCTACAGATCGCCACCGGCGACTTCGCTCTCGGGGAGCAGCAGGCGATGCTCATGCTCGCGGCCTTCGACGTCGCGTGGTATGTCGGGCTGATCGCCTTCGGCGTGCACCTGATGCTGCTCGGCGACATCATCATCCGCTCGCGCATCGCCCCGCGCTTCATCGGCATCGTCCTCGCGGTGGCGGGCTGCGCGTACGCGGCCGACACCCTGGTGCACATCCTGGTGGCCGACTACGCGGCGGTCGCCGACCTCATGCTCGCGATCGTCGCGATCCCGTCGATCGTCGCCGAGCTCACCTTCACGATCTGGCTGCTGCTCGCTGGCCGCCGATCCAGCGCCGTGACGCGCGACGACCTGATCGAGCGGACCGACGTCGCGAGTCCTGGTCGCCCCCTTGCCCGCGAGACGTCGGGCCTCTGA
- a CDS encoding serine hydrolase domain-containing protein, whose product MLRLLGAVMLGLAVALFAGSGAAAEPPIAAGPNGAIEEVIDRELAASGVPGVAYAVAERGEISAAGARGVVRAGADAAVTPDSAFRCGSVSKSFTALAVMQLVEAGKIDLDAGLATYLTEFTGRPAAMITVRQLLTHTSGYSTFQGNESHSDDEVGEDALARSVAGLVDLDPASAPGKRWEYSNTNYQLLGRIIEVVSGRSFQQYVGNAILGPIGMDHGFVDDGEVHDDTAVGHTPWFGTKRPVADHTTHRATGPQGGIVASAADLALYLQTMMNGQDDVLSAEGKALMLQPAGGASPFYGFGWFVDPSAGTVWHSGSTPGFESLATMVPREQKAVVVLVNGGTGLGFGETAGLRDAITAAALGLDQAGGDSRWSQKALFTGLVLLPIGYLLAMTWAWWRRDGIRAKSGVSGLFSLWFPLLTTAVAAWVMLGLVPRLVGAPLRTIALFQPDLGVLLLAGAVTGVLWAGFRLAIAYPVRSLSTSGRHRRQGAGRANRAR is encoded by the coding sequence GTGCTGCGCTTGCTGGGCGCCGTCATGCTCGGCCTCGCCGTCGCGCTGTTCGCCGGGAGCGGCGCCGCGGCCGAGCCACCGATCGCCGCCGGCCCGAACGGCGCGATCGAAGAGGTCATCGATCGCGAGCTGGCGGCATCGGGTGTCCCCGGAGTCGCCTACGCGGTGGCCGAGAGGGGCGAGATCTCCGCCGCGGGTGCCCGTGGCGTCGTGCGAGCTGGCGCCGACGCCGCTGTCACCCCCGACAGCGCGTTCCGCTGCGGGTCGGTCTCGAAGAGCTTCACTGCGCTCGCCGTGATGCAGCTCGTCGAGGCGGGGAAGATCGACCTGGATGCCGGGCTCGCCACCTACCTGACGGAATTCACCGGTCGGCCCGCCGCCATGATCACTGTTCGCCAGCTGCTCACGCACACCAGCGGCTACTCGACCTTCCAGGGAAATGAATCGCATTCTGACGACGAGGTCGGCGAGGACGCTCTTGCCCGGAGCGTGGCGGGGCTGGTCGACCTTGATCCGGCGTCCGCTCCGGGAAAGCGGTGGGAATACTCGAACACGAACTACCAGCTGCTCGGCCGCATCATCGAAGTCGTGAGCGGTCGGAGCTTTCAGCAGTATGTGGGCAATGCCATCCTGGGACCGATCGGTATGGATCACGGCTTCGTCGACGATGGTGAGGTGCACGACGACACCGCGGTCGGTCACACCCCCTGGTTCGGCACCAAGCGGCCCGTGGCCGACCACACCACGCATCGTGCCACCGGCCCGCAGGGAGGCATCGTGGCGAGTGCGGCCGACCTGGCGCTCTACCTGCAGACGATGATGAACGGTCAGGACGACGTGCTCAGCGCCGAGGGAAAGGCGCTCATGCTGCAGCCGGCCGGTGGCGCCTCGCCCTTCTATGGCTTTGGCTGGTTCGTTGACCCATCGGCGGGCACGGTGTGGCACTCAGGCTCGACCCCCGGGTTCGAGTCGCTCGCAACGATGGTGCCGCGCGAGCAGAAGGCAGTTGTCGTGCTGGTCAATGGTGGGACCGGACTGGGATTCGGTGAGACAGCCGGGCTGCGTGATGCCATCACGGCCGCCGCCCTCGGCCTCGACCAGGCCGGCGGGGACTCCCGGTGGTCGCAGAAGGCGCTCTTCACCGGACTGGTGCTGCTGCCGATCGGCTATCTGCTGGCGATGACCTGGGCGTGGTGGCGTCGTGACGGCATCCGTGCCAAGTCTGGTGTGTCTGGTTTGTTCAGCCTCTGGTTCCCGCTGCTCACCACGGCAGTCGCGGCCTGGGTGATGCTGGGTCTCGTGCCGAGGCTGGTGGGAGCGCCGCTGCGCACCATCGCGCTGTTCCAGCCGGATCTGGGAGTGCTGCTCCTCGCTGGAGCCGTGACAGGAGTGCTGTGGGCCGGGTTCCGGCTGGCCATTGCCTACCCGGTGCGATCTCTCTCAACCTCGGGACGGCACCGTCGTCAGGGCGCGGGCCGAGCGAATCGTGCCCGATAG
- a CDS encoding NAD(P)-dependent alcohol dehydrogenase: protein MTEKCVAGTAAETVPATMHAVVQRGYGAPGVLQLEQIAVPTPGTGQVLVRVHAAGLDRGVWHVMAGLPYLVRPMFGLSTPRQPVPGFDVAGTVVALGDEVDGLAAGNRVFGTADGSYAEYAVADAATLAPIPDGLDLDAAAGVAVSGLTALEAVRDHGAVRAGQRVLVIGASGGVGGYAVQIAAAAGAEVTGVASAAKVDYVRSLGAGSTIDYAADDVTELPDRYDVIIDINGRLPIARLARILTPRGTLVVVGGEGGDRLTGGLHRQLGASIRSVFTRRKLGFFISSPSPAGLRDLAALIASGAVRSTVESVRPLAAVHDAIADLSAGRIRGKAVLRITD from the coding sequence ATGACCGAGAAGTGCGTAGCCGGCACTGCAGCCGAGACCGTGCCCGCCACCATGCATGCCGTCGTCCAGCGCGGCTACGGCGCGCCCGGCGTTCTCCAGCTCGAACAGATCGCGGTCCCGACGCCCGGGACTGGTCAGGTCTTGGTCCGGGTGCACGCGGCAGGGCTCGACCGTGGGGTGTGGCACGTCATGGCTGGGCTGCCCTACCTGGTGCGCCCCATGTTCGGGTTGTCGACACCGCGCCAGCCCGTCCCGGGCTTCGATGTCGCGGGCACGGTCGTCGCGCTCGGCGACGAGGTCGACGGACTCGCTGCCGGCAACCGAGTCTTCGGCACGGCCGACGGCAGCTACGCCGAGTACGCCGTCGCGGACGCCGCCACGCTCGCACCCATTCCGGACGGGCTCGACCTCGACGCAGCCGCGGGGGTCGCGGTGTCGGGGCTCACCGCTCTCGAGGCGGTCCGCGATCACGGCGCTGTCCGGGCCGGGCAGCGAGTGCTGGTGATCGGCGCGTCGGGCGGGGTCGGTGGCTACGCCGTGCAGATCGCTGCCGCGGCAGGCGCCGAGGTCACCGGGGTGGCCAGCGCGGCCAAGGTCGACTACGTACGTTCGCTCGGGGCCGGGTCCACCATTGACTACGCTGCGGACGACGTCACCGAGCTTCCCGACCGGTACGACGTCATCATCGACATCAACGGCCGTCTGCCGATCGCTCGCTTGGCGCGGATCCTCACCCCGAGGGGCACGCTGGTCGTGGTCGGCGGCGAGGGCGGTGACCGGTTGACCGGCGGCCTGCACCGTCAGCTGGGCGCGAGCATCCGCTCCGTCTTCACGCGTCGCAAGCTCGGCTTCTTCATCTCCTCGCCATCGCCGGCCGGACTCCGCGACCTTGCGGCGCTGATCGCGAGCGGTGCGGTGCGGTCGACCGTCGAGTCGGTGCGCCCGCTGGCCGCCGTGCACGACGCGATCGCCGACCTCTCCGCCGGCCGCATCCGGGGCAAGGCCGTGCTCCGCATCACCGACTGA
- a CDS encoding DUF4386 family protein → MTAKHSIDRSDEGPIAAGDTTARPMEPGQKIGGAAAYVAAGTFVFGLLLAVTTLHGYVTATDSASAVSQLLEHESMLALWNLVITILFGIALVPLAIALRDRTAGTRGSGIGRVGLVFGIMWAAVIVAAGMVIGVGLTTVSVLAATDASAAEALWLTVDTIGNGLGGGNEVVGGVWVILVGVSTWIGRALPRWIAAFGIVTGLAGLATMVPRLTDAGSVFGVTMIVWFSLVGVTLWHFQPAHRRLGRPSPAPVAAG, encoded by the coding sequence ATGACAGCGAAGCACAGCATCGATCGAAGCGACGAGGGTCCCATCGCCGCAGGAGACACAACCGCGCGGCCCATGGAACCAGGGCAGAAGATCGGCGGGGCCGCGGCATACGTCGCAGCCGGCACCTTCGTGTTCGGGCTGCTCCTCGCCGTCACCACGCTCCACGGGTACGTCACCGCTACCGACTCGGCCTCGGCTGTGTCGCAGCTCCTGGAGCACGAGTCGATGCTTGCGCTGTGGAACCTCGTCATCACGATCCTGTTCGGCATCGCGCTGGTGCCACTCGCCATCGCTCTGCGTGACCGCACTGCCGGCACCCGCGGATCGGGAATCGGCCGCGTGGGACTCGTGTTCGGCATCATGTGGGCAGCGGTCATCGTCGCCGCAGGCATGGTCATCGGCGTCGGTCTCACGACCGTCAGCGTCCTCGCTGCCACCGACGCCTCAGCCGCGGAGGCCCTGTGGCTCACCGTCGACACGATCGGCAACGGTCTCGGCGGCGGCAACGAGGTCGTCGGCGGTGTTTGGGTGATCCTGGTCGGTGTATCGACGTGGATCGGGCGCGCGTTGCCTCGTTGGATTGCCGCATTCGGCATCGTCACGGGCCTCGCAGGCCTTGCGACGATGGTCCCGCGCCTGACGGATGCCGGATCGGTGTTCGGGGTCACGATGATCGTGTGGTTCTCGCTCGTCGGAGTCACACTCTGGCACTTCCAGCCTGCGCACCGACGGCTCGGCAGGCCATCACCCGCTCCTGTTGCGGCCGGTTGA
- a CDS encoding class I SAM-dependent methyltransferase, with translation MLHETGAHGDYLVVLRRVLDALRSEGAIVVSELPYPDDINSYRTDPVHRRLAGVQLYETVVGCGAITQRELLGLLDAAGFDDVAPIDQPRATRFVVTGRRR, from the coding sequence GTGTTGCATGAGACAGGTGCTCATGGGGACTACCTGGTAGTGCTTCGTCGAGTCCTCGACGCGCTGCGGTCCGAGGGCGCGATCGTGGTGTCGGAGTTGCCGTACCCGGATGATATCAACTCATACCGCACTGACCCGGTGCACCGCCGGCTGGCGGGGGTGCAGTTGTACGAGACCGTTGTCGGGTGTGGCGCGATCACCCAACGTGAACTGCTCGGGCTTCTCGATGCCGCCGGGTTCGATGACGTCGCGCCCATCGATCAACCGCGCGCCACCCGTTTCGTCGTTACGGGAAGGCGTCGGTGA
- a CDS encoding GlxA family transcriptional regulator encodes MRHRRVVIVVFERVQGLDVFGPSDVFYFANWVAEQAGETDPLYTVEVAAASPGPVATAAGPALVATRSVGDPGLSPDVLLVAGGLQVDAAAADDAFVADLSSLASRSEEVGSICTGALLLARAGLLTGKHATTHWALADTLASAHPEVEVDANRIFHYDGVWTSAGVTAGIDLSLEILSTHHGATIAAETARCLVVYLRRAGGQQQYSTHLAAQASQHPGLADLLAFISDHLDADLTVRALAARSLMSERGFQRLFTTEIGTSPARYVERVRLDAARRLLELTDAGIDAIAHSTGFRNGETLHRAFKRVLGITPTDYRARFARPAP; translated from the coding sequence GTGCGTCACCGCCGGGTCGTGATCGTCGTCTTCGAGCGAGTGCAAGGCCTTGATGTCTTCGGGCCCTCGGACGTCTTCTACTTCGCGAACTGGGTGGCAGAGCAGGCCGGGGAGACCGATCCGCTCTACACCGTCGAGGTCGCCGCTGCCTCGCCGGGACCAGTTGCAACAGCCGCCGGGCCGGCCCTCGTCGCCACCCGATCGGTCGGCGACCCCGGCCTCTCCCCCGATGTCCTGCTGGTGGCGGGCGGCCTCCAGGTCGACGCCGCGGCTGCCGACGACGCCTTCGTCGCCGACCTCTCCTCGCTTGCGTCCCGCAGCGAGGAGGTGGGTTCCATCTGTACGGGCGCACTGCTGCTGGCCCGTGCCGGGCTCCTCACCGGGAAGCACGCGACGACGCATTGGGCGCTCGCCGATACGCTCGCGTCCGCACACCCAGAGGTCGAGGTCGACGCGAACCGCATCTTCCACTACGACGGCGTCTGGACCTCGGCGGGTGTGACGGCGGGCATCGACCTGTCGCTGGAGATCCTCAGCACCCACCACGGCGCGACGATCGCGGCAGAGACCGCGCGCTGTCTCGTCGTCTATCTCCGTCGTGCCGGTGGGCAGCAGCAGTACTCGACGCACCTCGCCGCACAGGCCTCCCAGCATCCCGGGCTCGCCGACCTGCTCGCCTTCATCAGTGACCACCTCGATGCCGATCTCACGGTGCGTGCACTCGCGGCTCGAAGCCTGATGAGCGAACGGGGCTTCCAACGCCTCTTCACGACCGAGATCGGCACGAGCCCAGCCCGGTATGTCGAGCGCGTCCGCCTGGACGCCGCGCGTCGCCTCCTCGAGCTCACCGACGCCGGCATCGACGCGATTGCGCACAGCACAGGTTTCCGCAACGGCGAGACCCTCCATCGCGCGTTCAAGCGAGTCCTCGGCATCACTCCAACGGACTATCGGGCACGATTCGCTCGGCCCGCGCCCTGA
- a CDS encoding CPBP family intramembrane glutamic endopeptidase: MAGYRRFWNQGGAWKALLLVVCYWLLYQGVAWVLHQFFGGFRTDGGTFSSPENVFFGQAFSILTTGLLMLLLAWSFGWLTELFGPQPIRGSWWMWTAVVVVLGFNLVRYAAVDYQAVGLGVTVMTLFLGLCIGFTEELVCRGFTVQLLRRGGYGEWAVAALSSLLFGALHAGNFIGTTDLLPMIVLVAYTSMFGVLMYLSMRVGGSLIWPILLHASTDPSQFLLTGAIDEQGQLGEAGALLPIANLANPVVIVVGFMLLLFIRGRVGRAYYGLPDPKAAVTDP, translated from the coding sequence GTGGCTGGCTACCGCAGGTTCTGGAACCAGGGCGGGGCCTGGAAGGCACTCCTGCTGGTGGTCTGTTACTGGCTGCTCTATCAAGGCGTCGCCTGGGTGCTCCACCAGTTCTTCGGTGGCTTCAGGACGGACGGCGGCACGTTCTCCAGCCCTGAGAACGTGTTCTTCGGACAGGCGTTCTCGATCCTGACGACCGGGCTGCTGATGCTGCTGCTGGCGTGGTCCTTCGGTTGGTTGACGGAACTCTTCGGGCCTCAGCCGATCCGTGGCAGCTGGTGGATGTGGACCGCCGTCGTTGTCGTGCTGGGTTTCAACCTCGTGCGGTACGCCGCGGTCGACTATCAGGCAGTCGGTCTGGGCGTGACTGTGATGACCTTGTTTCTCGGTCTGTGCATCGGCTTCACCGAGGAACTGGTCTGCCGCGGGTTCACTGTGCAGCTGCTGCGGCGCGGCGGCTATGGCGAGTGGGCCGTGGCCGCCCTGTCGTCACTGCTGTTCGGGGCGCTGCACGCCGGCAACTTCATCGGTACCACCGACCTGCTCCCGATGATCGTGCTGGTGGCGTACACCAGCATGTTCGGCGTACTGATGTATCTCTCGATGCGGGTGGGCGGCAGCCTGATCTGGCCGATCCTGCTGCACGCTTCCACTGATCCAAGCCAGTTCCTCCTCACCGGTGCGATCGACGAGCAAGGACAGCTCGGCGAAGCCGGCGCCCTGCTACCGATCGCAAACCTCGCGAACCCAGTGGTCATCGTCGTCGGGTTCATGCTGCTGCTCTTCATCCGCGGCCGAGTCGGGCGCGCGTACTACGGCCTTCCCGATCCGAAGGCCGCCGTCACCGATCCCTGA
- a CDS encoding alpha/beta fold hydrolase produces the protein MKPVTIPGGTVMVADRGSGDPVLLVQTALTADELVPLAENLERGGHRVVLYHRRGYGASSPAGGAVTVVGDAEDCHELLSRIGLASTHVVSTSYGAAVALELAARWPSRVRSLTLIEPPPVVAPSVVEEFAAANSTLLTSYRERGAPVALVEFLTLLMGVGWRATLERWLPGSVEQVTADAETFFGHDVPALIDWRFDDRDAARITCPVLYVGGSASGEWFAAVRQQVLSWFPDAEDVVVPDADHNLALTHVDQIALAVGRFIARQRSGRQP, from the coding sequence ATGAAGCCGGTGACCATCCCCGGGGGGACCGTCATGGTGGCAGACCGCGGCTCAGGCGATCCAGTCCTTCTTGTCCAGACGGCGCTGACGGCCGATGAGCTCGTGCCGCTGGCAGAGAACCTCGAACGCGGAGGCCACCGGGTGGTCCTCTATCACCGGCGCGGGTACGGTGCGAGCTCACCGGCAGGCGGTGCCGTGACCGTCGTCGGGGATGCCGAGGACTGCCATGAGCTCCTGTCGCGAATCGGTCTGGCCTCGACCCACGTCGTGTCAACCTCGTACGGCGCGGCCGTCGCGCTGGAGCTGGCAGCCAGGTGGCCGTCGCGTGTACGGTCGCTGACACTGATCGAGCCGCCGCCGGTCGTCGCGCCCTCGGTGGTCGAGGAGTTTGCCGCCGCGAACTCGACACTGCTGACGTCGTACCGGGAGCGCGGGGCGCCCGTCGCGCTCGTGGAGTTCCTGACGCTGCTGATGGGAGTCGGGTGGCGGGCGACACTCGAGCGGTGGCTTCCCGGTTCGGTCGAGCAAGTGACTGCGGACGCGGAGACCTTCTTCGGACACGATGTCCCGGCACTGATCGACTGGCGGTTCGATGACCGTGATGCCGCGCGGATCACCTGCCCGGTGCTGTACGTGGGCGGCTCCGCGAGCGGAGAGTGGTTCGCCGCCGTTCGACAACAGGTCCTCTCGTGGTTTCCGGACGCCGAGGACGTCGTGGTGCCAGACGCGGACCACAATCTCGCCCTGACTCACGTGGACCAGATCGCTCTGGCCGTCGGCCGGTTCATCGCACGCCAGCGCAGCGGTCGACAGCCCTGA